A genomic window from Sorex araneus isolate mSorAra2 chromosome 2, mSorAra2.pri, whole genome shotgun sequence includes:
- the C2H3orf85 gene encoding LOW QUALITY PROTEIN: uncharacterized protein C3orf85 homolog (The sequence of the model RefSeq protein was modified relative to this genomic sequence to represent the inferred CDS: substituted 1 base at 1 genomic stop codon): MEVVIVDGRKELSYFPHEEHLESHFLLEGPANQFLHLKRHVYFQDFXDPDCNLNNGGNTLVDHVFALEASKTRTSLKTTAQYYLNGNTLIFDKSSAQ; encoded by the exons AGAAAAGAACTGAGCTATTTCCCTCATGAG GAGCATTTGGAGAGCCATTTTTTATTGGAAGGTCCAGCAAATCAATTCCTGCATCTCAAAAGACATGTATATTTTCAGGATTTCTGAGACCCAGATTGTAATCTGAATAATGGGGGAAACACCCTGGTTGATCACGTATTTGCATTAGAA GCAAGTAAAACACGGACTTCATTGAAAACAACTGCCCAGTACTATCTGAATGGGAACACCTTAATTTTTGACAAATCTTCTGCCCAGTAA